One Micromonas commoda chromosome 5, complete sequence genomic window, AGCTGATGATGGAGGACTCCGTGTTCGCCGAGctggagctcgcggaggcggcgcagaaagtcggcggcgtccgcgtgaGGCAGCACGTCAACCCGCTGAAGGCGAGCCTGCAGAGCCAGGCGCCCGTGCCCGCATGGACCGATGTATACGCATCCACCGCGAGACCCCTGGTTGTCGATAtcgggtgcggcggcggtcggttCGACCTCATGATGGCGAAGAAGTACCCCGAGACGAACTTTTTGGGCGTCGACATTCGCGCTCcactcgtcgagcgcggcaaCAAGTGGGGCGAGTACGCCGGGGTGGTTGACAACCTCCACTTCGCTGAGTGCAACGCCACAGTCTCCATGGGTAAATGGCTCAAGTCCTACGCCGAGGACTGCGGCTCCAAGGTGGAGACGGTGGCTATCCAGTTTCCCGATCCCCACTTCAAGAAGAGGCACCAcaagcgccgcgtcgtgcagCCCGCGCTCGTGAGGGCGCTGGCTGAGGGACTCACCCCGGGAGCACGCGTCTTCCTCCAGTCCGACGTCAAGGATGTCAGCGAGGACATGCGGGACAAGTTCGAAAGGTTCGGCGCGCACCtcttcgacctcgacgccagCCTGCACGACgtctccgcggtggacgccgagctcctcaagGCCAACGCAAAgtccgccgtggacgcggcggcggcggcgttcgaggaggacgagaaggcCCGGCTCAGGCGCgaaaaggcggagaaggagagaTACCCGGGACGACGCAAGGATGCGGAGAAGCCtgacggcgaggatgcgaAGGATAAAGCCAAGGAGGCACCCACGCCGGCTGCGCCGGAAGCCGATGACGAGGGTGACGGCTGGCGATCCgcttgggcggcggcgggggaccgCGAAGGTTGGCTCGACGAGAACCCGCTGGGGGTGCCCacggagcgcgaggtgcAGACGACGTCGACCAACGGGAGGTGCTACCGAGTCATGCTGGTCAGGAACAACACGACCGTGTGAGTAGCGTAGAGTTGAGAACAAAGTCCCTTCAATCGGAGTAACGCCTCTTTTCCCCAGTTTTTTGAGAGTCGTTGGGAGCTGTGGGTGGGAAAAGGCCGATGAATCTGGGTTTCGAGATTGCGATCTGGCCATAGCGACACTCCCTGCTGCGCGTCTCAGGCAGGTCACCAAGGGGTCGTTTTTCAGTCAAGCGAACGGTGCGTGCTGCCCAATTCATTCTGCCGCCCGGGTGCGCCGTGCCACCATCCTTCTCCCCGTCACCTCACCAACTTTTGTTTCTTCCCCCTCCTTCAGATGGGTGCGGACGAAGACACTGCGGTGGGTGCTGCGCTCGCCGAGATGGATGACGCCATCTCTcacgcgatggaggaggagaaagAACTTCCGGTCACCGTTGCGCTCATGATGCGTCCCTTGGTTGGTCCTGAGCTCGTGGATGGGTGCCAGGCCTGCGTGTTTCCCAGTGCTACCGAGCCTTCCGTTACGCTCGTGTCGGACCACAAGTTCACCTACGACCACGTCTATCACCCCGGAACCGAGTGCGATGGACCCACCGAGAAGAGGCTATTCGAGCAGTGCGTAGAGCCCCTCGTGAACGGGCTGCTCTCCGGGTACAACGCCACGGTGCTGGCGTACGGCCAAACCGGTTCAGGCAAGACGCACACCATGGGAACAGCATACGAGCCGGGCGGCGCAACCGAGGGTGTCATCCCTCGCGTCATGAATGCACTCTTCTCAaacatcgcggcgctctcggacGACGTCACGGTGAATCTGAAAGTGTCGTTCATCGAGATCCACAAGGAGGACATCAGAGATCTGCTGGGTAGTAACAACCAGAACGTGTCCATCCGCGATGCACCCGGCGCCACGGGCGGCGTAGTCCTCATGGGTGTCAAGGAACTGCCGGTAAACACCCTCGAGAAGATGGCCGGCGCGCTGGCCAGTGGATCGCAGAGCcgagccaccgcggcgacggggatgaATCATAGGTCTTCGCGCTCGCACGCCATCTTCACCATCCATGTTGAGCGAAAGGGTGCTGACCCAGCAGATGTGACCCGCGCAAAGATCCACCTGGTCGACCTCGCCGGCTCCGAGAGGGCGAAGCGCACAAAAGCCGAAGGTCAGAGGCTGAAGGAGGGTATCCAGATCAACAAGGGTCTGCTGGCTTTGGGTAACGTCATCAGCGCTCTCGGGGATGATAAGCGACGCATGGCAGGTGGTCACGTCCCATATCGTGACTCAAAACTCACCCGGCTGCTGCAGGACTCGCTCGGAGGTAACTCTCGCACAGTGATGGTAGCCTGCATCTCGCCTGCGGATGCAAACTTGGATGAGACCCTCAACACGCTAAAGTATGCCAACAGAGCGAGAAATATCATGAACAAGCCCACGGTAACCTTTGACGAGAATGCGTCTCAGCAGGTGGCGAAGCTTCGACGCATGCTGGCCACTGCACGTGCTGAAGTGGCGCACCTCAAGCTCAATGGTGTGAGTGGCTTCAGCAGTAGCAGTGACACTAACGGCTTCGTGGATTCGACGAAACTCGAGGCGATGGAAGCTCGTGCCATGATtgcggaggcggaggcagCCAGGCTCCGCGCAGATTTGGTAGCAGCTGAGGAGACCGCTGCAGCCGCACAGGCTGCTGAGCTTGCGGCAACGGTCGAGCGAGATCGCCTGGCTCTCAAGATTGAGGATTCAGGTATGAATCCGGAACAGGACGAGGGTGGCTCTAACGTCATAAGGAGCTATCTCAGCACCATTGCCCTCCTTCGATCTGAGCAGAGCAGGCTGCGCCACCAACTAAAGGCGTTTCAGGAGGGACGTGCAGATCCATATGGCGAGGACCCCGCGGCAAActacgacctcgacgacaaCGCTCTCGACTTCGAGGAAGAACACGAGGACCTCGAGGATGAGGAAGAACCCCTCGAAATTGACGAGGACCTCGAGAATGACGAGCTCCACGCCGAGCTTGCCACTGTCGAGCGCACACTGCAGGCAAAGGAGGCTCGCATGCGCGCCATGTCGTCCGCGGCTCAGAAGCTGCAGGACgaagtcgacgccgccactATGGCACGCGGTGACAGCGCACCCACCCTGGGCAGCCCCGAGCAACAGGTAGTGGAGGAACTCAGGGAAAAGTACGGCAGGCTGCTGAAGTCGCTCGAGTCTGAGAAGTCCGAGCTAGCAGCTGAGCGCGATAAGCTCCTCGATGCACTCGCTGCTGCCGCCAAGCAGGGCGATGATGTGCGCAAGGAGGTTGAAGCAAAGAACAGGGCAAGACTGCAGGAGCTGGAGAAACGCCTCAAGGAGTTGCATAAGCTTGCAGCGAAGCACAAGGAGGCACAGAGGCTGAGGGAAAAGAGTGACCAAGCGGCAAAGACGCTGCAGGCTGATATCCAGCGCCTCCGTGCCGCGCGAGTTGAGCTTGTGCGACGCATGGAACAGGCTGCCAAGGATGGAATCTCAAAGCAGAGGGAGgcggaacgcgcgctcgaggctgcgaGGAAGGAAGGACGCCGTCACGCCATTGCTGCGCAGAAGGCTCAGGCTGCGGTTGATAGACAGGCTGCTGTGCTCCGCCGCAAGACTGAGGAGGCTGCGAACGCGCGAGACCAGCTTCGTGCTCTGCAGGCCGCGGCAAAGGCGAACCTCAGGAAGAAACCCGGAGCTACGGCATCAGCTCCCCCTGTGGCCGCTCCGGTGGTTGCTGCGCAGTTGGCTTCAGCTGTCGCGCCTGCGGTTGAGGTTGCCCCCATCCCTGGACCAGGAAAAGGTGGTCCGGGCACTGGCCTTGGCCTCAACGCACGGAAAGCGTGGCTTGAGTCTGAGATTTCTGCTGCGATAGAGCAAGCAGAGCTGAGAcacgcgctggaggagtccctggctcgtcgcgctgcaCTCGGCAGACGGTTTCCCCACCTCGCCTCTCCTGGTAAGTCTGCTTTTGAGCGTACCCCAGGTCATGCGCTCACCCCTGGTGGATCGGtggacgaagccgtcgaggaggaaaTGCGCGCTGTTACAGAGCAGATCGCGATGCTTCAGGAGCGCGTGTATCAATcagaggagcgcgaggaggttcgCGGTGGCATGAAAAGATGGTCCCGCGTCAGGTCCCTCGGCGAGGCACGATCTCTGCTCACCATCATGTTCAACACCGCAACTAACGCGCGACGCAAAACTGATCCGGGTTCGCTTCCCTCGGGGGCCTCCGGGGCTTCGGGGGTTGTGGAAGAGGCCGATGCCGTGCTTCGTCAGCTCAAATCCGCGAAGAAGAAACCCAAGAAGTTCGTGCGTCCTCCTTGGCAGGCTGTTGGCCCTTCTAGCCTCAGCGGTTCACCTGAAGAGGCTCAGGAGGAAAAACCTGAGCCCAAAAAGAAGGTGTCCACCATCGAATACGCCGAGACCTCGGAATCAGAGTCGGAAGACGAGGTGGATCTCGCTGAGCACGATGACCCCGAGTGGAACGAAGACTGTCAGACACCCGCGGTTATCGGCGGCCGAGTCCGCCGCGTCTTGGCCAAAGAAGCAAAAGATGCTGTTAAGAAAGGTCCGGCGTGCACAGTCTGCACCCAAATGTTCAGCAAGCGGGTGGAGGGTCATCAGAAGAGCCACAAGCGCTGCCCCTTCTATTCCATGTATCTCCTGGATAAGGACATTAAATTGCTTGAGCTCCAAGATGACATCGAGGCCAAGGATGAGCTCAAGGCGAAGACGGCTGAACTCAATGCCGAGACAAACCGCCTTCACAAGGCCGTGATGGACGGAGTCATTCAACCGCCCGTTGAGGATGCTGAACTCAGCCCGGAAGACGACTCCGGTTCAGCACGCGATTCGATTTCCAGCGACGGCACGTTTGAGAAGACAACCGAGAGCAATCGAGGCGAAGGTGATACCCCGTCGGGTGCTCCCCCTGACGTGCCCCTCTCTGAGCTCATCACAACCTGCAGGGAGGCTAGGCGCAGAGCCGAGTCTTTGCTGCACGCGTCGGGTGGAAACACCGGGATGAGCGTCGGCCGTAGCCCTTTCGGGGACGTTTCCAACTCGGCTCCAGGATCTGCCTCGGTCACAGCTGATGTGCGAAAGCGGATGAGCTTTGGTGGTGCTAGTATGGACGCGGTTGAGTTCACCGGGGTGACAGTGGGACGGGGCAGCACAGGCGGTGTTCCTGAGGAAACTGAGGACTTCCAGTTCAAGCCGATCGTGGACGCGACCGAAGAGTTCAAATTCAAGTCGGTCGTGAACGCGACCGAGGAGTTTCGGTTCCAGTCTTCGGTCAACCCCGACGACCTGTGAGAGGACGATGTCCAGGGAAGGGCGCTAAACGAGCAAGCAACAGATTTGTTGACGGATTTCATTTCCACGGGCCAACTAAGTcacttcttcttcttctctttcttctccttcttcgcggctTTCTTGTCGTCCTTGGGTTTATCCTCAGCCTTCTCCACTTTTGATTTCTTTTTCGGCTtttccttctccgcctttttCACTCCCTTCTCTTCTCCCTTGCGCTTCATGCCCTTCGCTTTCTTTCGCGTGTCGCCGTTTTCCTCAACCTCCGTTGGCGTGTCCTTGAGCGCTTCGACAATCTTACTCGCGCGCTCCACAGCTTTTTGTGCACCCGTCAGCAGCTGCAGCTTGGACTTATTATCCACCTTTCTGACATAAGATGCGAAGAGATCAAAGCACGCGTCGTTGACGTCCCGTCCGTACACGTTCTTTGCCAGCCAGAGGTGCTGTACCGAATCCATCTTTGATGTGAAAGATTGCAAATATTGTTGggccgtctccgcgctcgcaGCCTTCACGGAGTTTGCCTTCGGGTACTTGCATCGGAAACAGGTGTCTTTGCCGCGAAAGTTGTGCGCGCCACATTTCGCACACGCCCAGTCTCCATGCTTCCACTTCTCCGACGCGTCCTTGTCCTTGTCTCCCTTTCCTTTTCCCTtccccgccggcgactgTGCGGCCTTGCCCTTCGGCGTCTTTGGCACCCGaaccttcttcttcttcttggcgacTCCGTCCGTGGCGACAGCCGTTGCAGCCTCCGCTGGCTTCTGCTTCGCCCTTGCGCTCTTCGGGGTCTTAGGCTTTCTTTTGTTCTCCTTGGCCATGGTCCTGCCGCACTCTGCGCGTTGCAGAGTGCTCCGTGGGATttctggcggcggcggttaTTTTCTGCAGTCCTCTGAGCAGACAGCCGGAAAATGGTTTCGACTTCAAGGCCGAGAGAGGGCTGCTCTTTACATAGTCTAGCTCTAGGGATGGCTGCGGGGGCGATTTCGCTGTTTCGAAGATGCGGAACACGGCGAGTATTGCTCGATCTTGCACGCGAGCGGGTCAAAGGGGACAGATTGGCCTCTTCTGCGGCCTCCAGCCAGCGGACCCTCCTCGGCTTGGGATTGGACGAACTAAGAGAGCTTTCAGCCGAGTTTGCTCTTCCGCAGTGGAGGGGCCAGCAGATCCACGACGCGATCTACGGCGAGATGAGGAAAACCACAATAGAAGGTATGCAACAGCTGCCGTTGGGCTTCAGAcaggcgctcgtcgatgCCGGTTACGAGACTGGTAGGCGAGAGCCGGTTGAGATCGTCTCTGATGAGGACGGGACGCGGAAGGCGCTGTTCGAGCTAAGGTGTGGCAGCATCATCGAGGCTGTAGGTATTCCGGTCGAGCGTGCAAAAGGTCGCTCCGCCAACAACCCAGATGATGACCTGTACGAGGATGGTGATGAACTGCTcgaagaggaggacgagacCCCAGGACGAAGGCGACGGTTCACGGTGTGTGTAAGCTCCCAGGTTGGCTGTGCCATGCGGTGCTCCTTCTGCGCGACGGGCCGTCAGGGTTTCCGACGCAATCTTACGTCGGACGAGATCGTGAATCAAGTTCTCTCGATGGAGGACGTgttcggacgacgagcgacgaaCGTTGTGATGATGGGAATGGGCGAACCTCTCCTGAACCTGAGGGAAGTGCTCCGAGCGCACCGCTGTCTTAACCGCGACGTTGGCATCGGCGGTCGATACTTCACGATATCCACGGTTGGTGTGCCCAATGCATTATCCAAACTCGCCGCACACCGATTGCAAGCCACCCTCGCGGTTTCGTTGCACGCCCCGACCCAGGAGCTAAGAGAGAGGCTCATCCCCTCCGCTAAGGCATtcccgctcgacgcgctgctcgaggaggTTAGGATGTACAGAAAGGCGACCGGGCGACGTGTAACGTTCGAATATACCTTGCTCGCAGGAGAAAACGATTCCGAGGaccacgcccgcgcgcttgCCAAGTTGTTGCGCTCCAAAGTTGGACGTGGATGCCACATCAACCTCCTTCCTTGGAATCCAGTTGCTGGAGCAAACCACCAGAGACCGTCGAAGTCTGCCGTCAATCGCTTCTGCGACGTATTGGCCGCTGAGCGTGGGGTGTCATACTCCGTTCGTGCAACGCGTGGTCTTGTGGCTCAAGCGGCGTGCGGGCAGCTCACAGGGGCGTTTGAACGCAAGTCTTCCCGATCGAACTGGTAGAAACATAGAACTAGAGTTTAGGACGCAATATCAGCGGCTTCCAGTATGGGGACTAGTTAGAATATTTAACCATAATTAGATACGCGACAACAGATTATTCAATATGCATTCTGAACCAAAGATTACCTTCGAAGGGACGATTTCGTACAAGCTGTTTCGGTGTTTGAAAAGTTTTTGAAaaggtcgccgcggtggccactGCCGCTTGGTACGGAACCGCGTGAAGTAGTTGGCGAACATACCTCTGCGATCATGTCGAAGGGTGGGTCtatgagctcggcggcgaagcgcatACAGAAAGAGCTCGCGGAGATCTCGTTGGAGCCCCCGACGAACTGCAGCGCCGGACCCAAGGGCGACAACTTGTACGAGTGGGTTTCCTCGATCATG contains:
- a CDS encoding predicted protein, whose protein sequence is MEDSVFAELELAEAAQKVGGVRVRQHVNPLKASLQSQAPVPAWTDVYASTARPLVVDIGCGGGRFDLMMAKKYPETNFLGVDIRAPLVERGNKWGEYAGVVDNLHFAECNATVSMGKWLKSYAEDCGSKVETVAIQFPDPHFKKRHHKRRVVQPALVRALAEGLTPGARVFLQSDVKDVSEDMRDKFERFGAHLFDLDASLHDNPLGVPTEREVQTTSTNGRCYRVMLVRNNTTV
- a CDS encoding predicted protein, with amino-acid sequence MAAGAISLFRRCGTRRVLLDLARERVKGDRLASSAASSQRTLLGLGLDELRELSAEFALPQWRGQQIHDAIYGEMRKTTIEGMQQLPLGFRQALVDAGYETGRREPVEIVSDEDGTRKALFELRCGSIIEAVGIPVERAKGRRRRFTVCVSSQVGCAMRCSFCATGRQGFRRNLTSDEIVNQVLSMEDVFGRRATNVVMMGMGEPLLNLREVLRAHRCLNRDVGIGGRYFTISTVGVPNALSKLAAHRLQATLAVSLHAPTQELRERLIPSAKAFPLDALLEEVRMYRKATGRRVTFEYTLLAGENDSEDHARALAKLLRSKVGRGCHINLLPWNPVAGANHQRPSKSAVNRFCDVLAAERGVSYSVRATRGLVAQAACGQLTGAFERKSSRSNW
- a CDS encoding predicted protein; translated protein: MAKENKRKPKTPKSARAKQKPAEAATAVATDGVAKKKKKVRVPKTPKGKAAQSPAGKGKGKGDKDKDASEKWKHGDWACAKCGAHNFRGKDTCFRCKYPKANSVKAASAETAQQYLQSFTSKMDSVQHLWLAKNVYGRDVNDACFDLFASYVRKVDNKSKLQLLTGAQKAVERASKIVEALKDTPTEVEENGDTRKKAKGMKRKGEEKGVKKAEKEKPKKKSKVEKAEDKPKDDKKAAKKEKKEKKKK
- a CDS encoding kinesin, producing the protein MGADEDTAVGAALAEMDDAISHAMEEEKELPVTVALMMRPLVGPELVDGCQACVFPSATEPSVTLVSDHKFTYDHVYHPGTECDGPTEKRLFEQCVEPLVNGLLSGYNATVLAYGQTGSGKTHTMGTAYEPGGATEGVIPRVMNALFSNIAALSDDVTVNLKVSFIEIHKEDIRDLLGSNNQNVSIRDAPGATGGVVLMGVKELPVNTLEKMAGALASGSQSRATAATGMNHRSSRSHAIFTIHVERKGADPADVTRAKIHLVDLAGSERAKRTKAEGQRLKEGIQINKGLLALGNVISALGDDKRRMAGGHVPYRDSKLTRLLQDSLGGNSRTVMVACISPADANLDETLNTLKYANRARNIMNKPTVTFDENASQQVAKLRRMLATARAEVAHLKLNGVSGFSSSSDTNGFVDSTKLEAMEARAMIAEAEAARLRADLVAAEETAAAAQAAELAATVERDRLALKIEDSGMNPEQDEGGSNVIRSYLSTIALLRSEQSRLRHQLKAFQEGRADPYGEDPAANYDLDDNALDFEEEHEDLEDEEEPLEIDEDLENDELHAELATVERTLQAKEARMRAMSSAAQKLQDEVDAATMARGDSAPTLGSPEQQVVEELREKYGRLLKSLESEKSELAAERDKLLDALAAAAKQGDDVRKEVEAKNRARLQELEKRLKELHKLAAKHKEAQRLREKSDQAAKTLQADIQRLRAARVELVRRMEQAAKDGISKQREAERALEAARKEGRRHAIAAQKAQAAVDRQAAVLRRKTEEAANARDQLRALQAAAKANLRKKPGATASAPPVAAPVVAAQLASAVAPAVEVAPIPGPGKGGPGTGLGLNARKAWLESEISAAIEQAELRHALEESLARRAALGRRFPHLASPGKSAFERTPGHALTPGGSVDEAVEEEMRAVTEQIAMLQERVYQSEEREEVRGGMKRWSRVRSLGEARSLLTIMFNTATNARRKTDPGSLPSGASGASGVVEEADAVLRQLKSAKKKPKKFVRPPWQAVGPSSLSGSPEEAQEEKPEPKKKVSTIEYAETSESESEDEVDLAEHDDPEWNEDCQTPAVIGGRVRRVLAKEAKDAVKKGPACTVCTQMFSKRVEGHQKSHKRCPFYSMYLLDKDIKLLELQDDIEAKDELKAKTAELNAETNRLHKAVMDGVIQPPVEDAELSPEDDSGSARDSISSDGTFEKTTESNRGEGDTPSGAPPDVPLSELITTCREARRRAESLLHASGGNTGMSVGRSPFGDVSNSAPGSASVTADVRKRMSFGGASMDAVEFTGVTVGRGSTGGVPEETEDFQFKPIVDATEEFKFKSVVNATEEFRFQSSVNPDDL